The sequence TAAAGTCACCTTCATTCTCGCGGTCTTCGTCATCGACAACGATAACAACCTTGCCGCGCATCAAATCGTAGATGGCTTCTTCAATCGGGTCCAGGCGAATATATTCATTATTATATTGGCTCATTTCCTTGACCTCCTGGTTCGCTGTATACTTTCGGAATCTTATAAAAAACCGTTCGCCGCCAAAAATTCGCTGCTGATACGGGAGCTCTGTGCCTCTTCCTCATCCTCTTCATTCTGCGGGGAGGAGCCGTAGCGGAGCAGATGATCCACATACTTACCCAGCACGTCGCATTCGATGTTGACATGATCTCCGGCCCTCTTGTCGGCAAGCACGGTTTCGCCGAGTGTATGCGGGATAATGGACACGGTGAACGATGAAGCCGCCGTACCCGCCACCGTCAGGCTGATGCCGTCAATCGTGATTGAGCCTTTTGGAATAATGAATTTGAACAGCGACGCGCGGCCCGGCGCAATCTCGAATACAACGGCGTTCTGATCGCGCTTTACGCCTCGGATCGTTCCCGTTCCGTCGACATGGCCCTGCACGATATGCCCGCCGAAGCGCCCGCCGGCCGACATCGCCCGCTCGAGATTGATCCGGCTGCCGGTCCGCAGTTCCTTAAGCGTGCTGTTGCGGTAGGTCTGGGGCATGACATCGGCGGAAAAGCCGTGATCGCTTATCGAGGTCGCCGTCAGACAGACCCCGTTGACCGACACGCTGTCGCCGATTTTGAGATCGTCCATGATGACGGAAGCATTAATATGCAGCACCATCACCTCGCCGCCTGAGGAAACACCGCGCAGCACGCCGACTTCTTCGATCAATCCTGTAAACATCCTGCTTCCCCCTCCTTCTATGCTGGCTCGGGTGTGCCGCTGATGCACACATTATCTCCGAGAACCTCGACTTCCACTCCCCGCAGCGTAATGGCATTTCTCATCAGCTCCACCCCGTCAAAAGAAAACGCGGCCGGCGCCTTGGAGCCGCCTCCGACAATCTTCGGAGCGAAAAAGAGCACCACACGGTCTACAAGCCCCTGCTCCAGCATCGCCCCGTTCAACTGACCTCCGCCTTCCAGCAGGATGGAACCGATCTCCAGTTCGCCGAGCCTGGACATGGCGGCATTCAGGTCCACTTGCGGTCCTGCGCCGCAGCGCAGCACCTGCACCCCGGCCGCCGTCAGCGCTTCTTCCCTCCCGGCATCGGCGGTTTCCGCCGCAACAATAATCGTCTGCGCCTGCTTGTCAGTCACAACCGACGATTCAAGCGGCGTGCGGAGATTCGAATCGATAATGATCCGCACTGGATTGATGCCCGGAACCTCGGTCCGGGTTGTGAGCGAGGGGTTGTCGGCAATGACCGTACCTACGCCAACCATGATGCCCTGATGACGATGCCTCATCGTATGTACGATGCCCCGCGCCGCCTCGTTCGAAATCCACTTGCTGTCGCCGGTCCGCGTGGCAATTTTGCCGTCCAGCGTACTGGCGCTTTTCAATGTGACAAAAGGCCGCTTCGTCAAAATATATTTGATGAACTTCTCATTGAGCCGCAGGGCGCGTTCGCGCAGCAGCCCGACCTCCACTTCGATCCCCGCCTCCCGGAGCATCGCAATTCCGCGTCCGGCGACCTGCGGATTCGGGTCCTCGCAAGCAATGACGACCCTTGCCACGCCTTCGGCAATCAGCCGCTCGCTGCACGGGGGCGTCTTGCCGTAATGACTGCAGGGCTCCAGCGTTACATAAGCGGTGCTTCCCGCCGCCTGTCCGGCCGCCATATTCAGCGCATGCACCTCCGCATGGCCCGTTCCCCGCTTGAGATGGGTTCCCAGGCCGATTACCGCCCCGTCTTTAACGACGACGCAGCCGACAACCGGATTAATTCCCGTCTGCCCCTGAGCCCGTTCAGCCATGTCGAGCGCAAGCGACATATAGAACTCGTCATTCATTACATTCATGTCTAACCTCCGATCCCCTGCACATCGTCAATTGTCATAAATCTAAAAAACCCATCCAATACTCCTTCGAGGAGCCTTGAATGGGCAGTTTGAGAGTGTGAAAGCATCCACAATAATATACGAACAAGTCCCCGAACATCAAGTTCTTGTGAATTATCGCACATAATAGCGGAAACCATTTCATTGGGCCTGCCTTGTTAGACAAGAGCAAGCGGCGTTCTCTCCTTCTTCCATCCAGACTATACTGTCGGTCCCGGAATCTCACCGGGTCCACCGTCCGCGCAGCAAGCGCGTTCCGGGTAGCGGACTTGTCTTTCGCATGCCGCTTACGCGTCATCCGAATCATCACCGCCGGTAGGGAATTTCACCCTGCCCTGAAGGATATACAACTATTTTATTAGATTCCTATGGTGACCTGTCAACCCCTATGAATGCTTAAAGTCTTGCTGCACTTGACCATTTAAATAAGGGTCCAACTTAACGGTAATATTACCACCACTGTTTTAAAAACACAAGTGCTACATCTGTTATTACTGTACTAAGAATTGTCATACTATTATTCACCCTCAAGCCATCGAAAAAAAGCATCCCTCGATACTTTAATTACTTTCCTCCCTCCCAGACGCTGAACTGGGAAAGGCGGGTCCTTCAGAAGCTCATAGGTCTGTCTTCTTCCAATACCCAAAATTTCTTGAACGTCAGTTGATTCCAGTACAAGAGGTGTCTTGTGTTCATTTTAAAAATTCGTACCAGATTAATCGCTCCAAAGTTGAATCTTCACCTTCGTTCCACCCTGGAGAGCTGCCTGGGCGACTTTTAATCCATCGTTCTTTCGCCGTTCTTATCGTTATAACATCATCCCGTGTTATTGCCACTTGCCCTGGTATGTCATTTATATCAATACTGGACATTCAAAGGTTCTCCAGTTTTAATAAAAGCATTAAAAACCACCCATATTAGACGTTTATTAATGCTTTTATTTTTTTGCTATTTAATCACCTCAAGATCGTACGAACCGAACGAAAATACTCCGTCCATCATCCCGCAATTCTTTTAGCGAGATGATGGTTCTTGAACATGAATACTTACCGTTTTTCTTGGTGATCGTACAAGTCTTAATCTTCTCTTTAAAGCAGCCAATGCTCCTAAGTTCGCTTTCAGTTAATCGTATCTGCTAGTTCCCAACCGCAATTGCTTCAATCTCAATCAATATGTCCTCTTGGATGAGCTTTCTAACTTCAACTACAGAACTCGCTGGCGGATTCACTGTATTAATGTACTGATCTCGAATTACCCGTACCGTCTGCATCTGAACTATATCGGTCAAGAAAAAGGTCAATTTCACCACATCATCAAAGCTGACCTCAGCAGCGTTCAATGCGGATTTGATATTTTCGAAGACCTGTCGAGTTTGTGCGTTCAGATCCCCCGCCCCTACCAATAGGCCTTCCTTATTCAGAGGCACCTGTCCAGATATATAGATGGTCCGAGCGTTTCTAGCTTCCACTACGTGGGTGTAGCCAAACGTCGGGGGCATGGTCTCAGGGTTTTTAAATTTGATTCGTTCATTGGTCGACATGAGCTTTGCTCCTTTCGAATTTTCTTAATCGCAGACGTCTCTGTTGAAGCTCATACAAGCCGGATGCTACCACAAGAGGGACGAGCAACATTCCGGTCAAGAGATAGCTGCGAGAAATACCGACTGCCGTGGTCAGCGGCTCTGTGATCACCGGGGAGAAAAACTGTCCCATGAAAGAAAAGAGCATCATCGTCCCGATCGCACGCCCTTTGAGCGCAGCTGGCACAAAGGATAGCAACCAAGCATTCAAATTCGGTAGAATTGTGCCAAGTCCCACTCCGATCATCATGAGCGCCACGATCATGACATAGTAACCAGTCGCAATCGACAACAGCACATAAGCGGCGACAACCAGCGAGAGTGCGAGCATAGTGATTCGCTGAAACGTGAGTCTATTTTTAAGACGATGATATTGAGAGGACACGATCCCCCAACTCAACCCCACAACAGCCAACAGCCCTCCAGCTTTCATGCTGTTACCATCAGAAAACGACTGCACGTAGAACGGAAGGTACACTGGAACCATGAAGTAAACGACCATATTGACGAACGTGATGATACAGACAAACGCTGTCCGAGCTTTTGGCATCTGCACATTCGTCTCAACTTGCGAAGTTCCCCCATCCCCAGATCGAGTCGTGCGCGTCTCGGTGATGAGCCAGATCGCGGTCGGCAGGATCAGGAATGAAACGGCGTAGATTAAGAATGGCCACCGCCAGTTGAAGTCTGCAAGCACTCCGCTCAGAGAGACAAAGAGCACGTTGCCAAAAGCCATGAACAGCGACTGCCGACCCATGGAGGTAGCCAACTTGGAATCATGTGCGTAGTCGCCGATGAGCGCGGTCGCACTCGTAGTGAGAGCCACTACCGAGATTCCCAAGATAAAGCGGGTGATCAGGATCAACGAGAGGGACGTCAGGAAAAATCCTGAAATCCCTGAGATCCCATACAAAACCAACGCTGCGACAAAGACCCTCTTTCGGCCCCAACGGTCTACCACGAATCCCGTCAACGGGCCAAACATTCCCGCCGAAAGCGCAGGAATCGACAGCGTAATCCGGACCAGAAAGTCGCCATTCGGGTTATCCCCGAAATAGTCGGCCATCTGCGGAAGGCTCGGTGCGATCGCCGTTGTACCAATGATCGTGATCATGCTGGCCAGCATGAGCGTCAGATCACGCAGTGCAATCCGAAAACTCGCCGTCATCGCCGGACACTCGTAACGAAGCTCGTGACGATCTCTGCCAGCTTCTCAGGCTCGTCGAACTGCACCGCGTGACCTGTCTCCAACGTTTCCATCTGGATGACCGGCGATTTCACACGCTCTTGCACCATTTGCTTCACACAGTCGTTATCTACCAAGCGCTCTTTGCTCCCAAAGACCGCAAGCACCGGCAGTTTGCTGATCTCAGACAACGCGAGAAGCGACCAGTCTGCCAGTTCGGACCAGACCTTATACGTACTCTCCGTGACCTTCCACAGACGAAGGTCGTCTTTCACGACAAAGTCATGCCAATCTACTTGGTCCGTAAAGTCAGTCGGCTGAAGCGGGACCGGCATGAACGCATGAGTCGGTACCGGGTTCAAATCAAATTCTTTGAGAACCTCGGTCATCGCATACTTCGTCAATCTCAAAACGTCACTGTAGCGCTCTTGGAATGCAAAGCCCGGAGCGATCATCAGGAAGGACGATAAGATGCCTTCCGCCTCCAGAACCGATGCGACGATTGTAGCTACTTGAGCGCCGAAACACCAGCCTGCCAAGTGGATGCGGGTATAGGAACCCTGAAGCGAGCGAATAAACGAAACCATATCCTCAATCTCTCGCTCTTTGGACGGCAGGTGACCGCGGTTCACCAAGTTAAGGCCGGAACCACGGCGATCGACCGCGATGAAAGAGATCTCCGATTTCGAGACTATCCCCTCGCCGAGGGGTGCCTGCCACGCAGAGTGACTGATACCGCCGTGCAAAAGAACAATCACGTCGCCTCCTTTCGATTGACCCCAAAGCCGGTAATGAGTCTGATAGCCGTCCGACTGTATATGCGTCTGGATCACGGCTTCTTGAAATTTAATCATTTTTATCATCTCCTTATATCATCATTGAGTATAAGACCCGACCAATCTCTTGCATATTCAGTTCAACACGAGCCTCCGCATCTTCGATCATCCTGGTATAGACCGCTTCATACATCTGTCCAATGATTTCCACTTGCTGCTTCGACAGCACACGGCCATCAGCATTCAGCGTTAGGACGAGCCTGTTTTGCAGATCGTGGCCCATGTTGGTCAGCAGATTGAAGTCAGTGTGTTCAAACCATTGGATGCCCTTCAATGTGAGATCCGAGTAATGCTTGAAATGCGTATAGTTAAATACTGTCTCAAATAGTCGCTCTTGCCCAAAGTCGCTTTGGATGCTGGCAAGCGGATACCGTCTATACCGAAGGCACCGACGTTCCGTTTCGAACGTCTCCTGAATAAGGTCTCCCCACGTCTGTCCGCTGATCTCTTGCCGGAACGGCAAAAAGTTCAGGAACATTCCTAGGACGTTTTCCCCTTCCTCTTCTTCCAGTCTCCCATTTGTGAACACGCCCGTCAGCACATCCTTCTCTCTGCACAACTGGCTTATGACCGCCAGATGCCCAGCTAGCAGTACGTCCTTCATCGGAACACCGAGACGTTTCGACAGACTACCAAGGTTTTCATGCATCTTGGAATCAAAGCAGACCTGAGTCTCGCTCCATCTTGCCCCTTGTTCGTCTCGTTGCGGCCGAAGCAACGAATTGTACCGGAAACTGAGCAACTCCTTCGACCAGAAAGCGCGCAATTCCTCCGAAGTCTGGCTCTCTTGCTCAATCTTCACATAGTCCCGATATTTTAGCTTCGGGATCTGAGGCAGTTTTACTTCGCCGGATGAGATCGCCTCACTGTACATCTGAACCAGTTGCTGCATGAAGATGGACAGGCTCCAACCATCGATAACGGCATGATGGAAGCTCAACGTCAACTTGAAATCTTCCGGACCGCAACGGTGCGCAAAAAATTTGACCAATTCCGCTTTGGAGAGGTCAAATCCGCTCCCCTTCTCCATGTCGAACCATATGCGGAAGGACTTTGCTTGTTCTTCTTCAGACAAGAAACTGATGTCGGTGACATCGAGATGCAGCTGAACCGAACGGTAGACCAGTTGCATCGGGATCGAGTACCCCTCGAACGCAAAGGCCGTACGGAATATCTCGTGTTCCTGCAAGAGCTGCTCCAAGCAATCGCGAAGCAAGGCTTCATGAAGAGGCAATCCGAGATGATATGCAAACACATCTTGATAGACAGACTGTTCAAGGTCGATCTGGTTTTTGTTAATCATGTACAGTTGCATAGCAGTGGCCGGATACGCATCCACCATATCAGGCAGGAACACCCTCTCCTGCTCAGGCACCAGTTCAAACGGTGTCATTTGAGTGCTCTTCGTCCCAGACCCATACATGGATTCGCCAAGTTCAGCTAGTTGTTGGATGGTCGTTTTTTCAAATACGTCCTGAATACTTAAATTAATGCCTAACCGTTTGAACTTGGCGACCACACGAATGGCGATGATCGAATCCATTCCGAGCCTCATGAAGTCGTCATAAATCGAGATGTCATTCATACCCAGCGCCGTTGAGACGATTTCAGCGACCTGTCCTTCGAGGACGGTTCGCGGTGCGACGCGGGCCTGACGCCCTTGCATTATCTCAGTACCCCCGTCTTGCTCGTGGTGTGCTCCCGCTCTACGGCGGCTCACTTCGGCCAGCCCGGAGACTTCCTTGTCAGACATCGCATGGGCTGCGATATCTAGGAAAAGTTTCAAGTATTGACGCACGAGGTCTTGATCCACACGAGAGACATCATAGTTCACCGTCAAGCGAAGTTGATCGGAGAAATGATCTCGATGCGCGTGCACAACGACCGGAAGATTGGTCTGCTCAAAGTAGCGGACATTCAAGATTTTAACAGAGCTGTGTTCTTTCTCCCCATACACGTGAAAATCCGTATAGTTGAAGGCGACGTCGAACAACTCTTTTTGGCCGCTCCGCTTGAGGATCTCAGCCAGCGGGTATCGGCGGTATTGCATCGCCTCTTGCTCCAGTTCAAAGACGCTCTGAAAGACCGATGGCCAAGCGTCAGACGATAACTCCGTCATCAGCGGGATCGTATTGAGGAAGAGACCCGCTACATCTTCTGCGCCCTGCATTTCGGGACGGCCGTTCACCACGAGGCCGGTTATGACATCGCGAGTCCCCGCCAAGCGACTCAGGACATGGAGATGCATGGCAAGGAGCACGCTCTTGATCGGCAAGTTGAGTTCATGGGCGGCAGTCTGAAACTCCGCCCTCAGTTTTTCCGGGATCACCTGCTCAAGCGATGCTACAACCCCAGGTTTCCGTTTCACGTGGTTTTCTGCTTCTATAAATAGCAGCGTCGGCGAAACACCGGAGACCTTCTTCATCCAGAAGTTACAATGCGCCGGATCACGCAGCGACTGTTGCTCAAGGGCAACGTAGTTGCTGTACAGCAACTGCTCCTGCTTCAGCATAAGGTTCGCTCCCTTCACTTCGCTCAAGAGGTATGCGTAAGCTATTAGGAAATCGCTGAGGACTAAGGCCACACTCCATCCGTCCAGAATCGCATGATGGAAGGAGAAGCCGAGATTGAAGATGCGCTCCGACCGGATGTGGATCTGAACCCGGAAAAGCGGTGCTTGCGCAAAAATAAACTCACGTCTCTTCTCGCCTTCGATCCAACGGTCGATGGCTTCATCTTGCTCAGACACAGCCAGATGACGAATGTCAGCCATTTCCACCGGTGGTTCCAACTCGGAGTAGATGAGTTGAAGCGGCTCGCTGAATGCTTCGAGATCAAAGGCCGATCGCAACTGCGGACGGTTGGCCACGACTGCTCGGAGAGCCTTGATCATCAGCTCAACATGCATTGGCGCTTCGATATCATAGGCAAAAATGTCATGATAGACAGGAGACTCCTCATGGAGCATCGAGTGATAGATCATCCCTGACTGAAGCGTTGCGAGAGGCCATGCATCTTCGATCTCAGTACCGACCTGTTTCCGGTCGGCTTCGTCGACGAGTTGGAAAGGCGCAATGACTTCTTCCGCCATCTGCTCCGCCAATGTCAACTTTTTCGCAAGCTGACGAATGGTAGGATTCGCAAAGATCTCATGGACCTCAACCTGATAGCCCATTTCCCGCAACTTCGCAGCTACTCGTATGCTCAGAATCGAATCGCCACCCAGACGGAAGAAGTTCGTTTCGACACCGATCTGCTGGTGCCTCAGCACGTCTTGCCAGATCTGAAGCAACAAACGTTCCTGCTCTGTGGAAGGCTGGACGACCGCCTCGGTCAGATCGAGGCCTGCAAACGGATCTGGTAAACACTTCCGATCCAGTTTCCCGTTCGCCGTCGTCACCAGTTGCGGGACATGGACGAAGACCCGTGGCACCATAAATTCCGGTAGCTGATCGGCGACCCACTCCTTGGACTTTTGCGAATCGAATTCATCGGCAACCACATACGCGCACAGCATCTTTGTCCCTTTTGCTTCATGTACTACGACAGCCGCGTCCCTCACCCCCGGCATGCAGCGTACGACAGCCTCAATCTCGCCGAGTTCGATGCGGAACCCTCTCAGCTTAACTTGGTTGTCGATGCGGGTCAGGTACTGTATCTGACCGTCCGGGAGATAGCAAGCGAGATCACCCGTCTTGTAGAGCCTAGCTCCAAGTTCTGTCGAGAATGGGTCAGGAACGAACGCTTTCTCTGTCAGGTCATCCCGATTGTGGTAGCCTCTCGCTAAGGCAACTCCGCCGATGTACAGTTCTCCCGGAGCTTTGATCGGCTGAATCTGCATGTGCGAGTCCAACACATAAAGCTGAACGTTGTCGATCGGCTTCCCGATCGGCACCACATTACCCGGATAATCGAGGGTGCAGGCCCAATAGGAGACATCGATGGCAGCCTCGGTCGGACCATAAAGGTTGTGTAGTTCGCAAGTCAGGGTCTCGTAGAACTTCTCGACCGCCGTGTACGACAAGGCCTCCCCGCTGCAGAAGACGAGACGAAGCGAGACGCAGTAGTCTGCTAGGTTGTCTTCTTCAAGGAAGACATTCAGCATCGACGGGACGAAGTGCATGACGCTGACCTGCTTCTCTTGGATGACTCGTTTCAGATAATCCGGATCACGATGCCCACCAGGTTCTGCCATCACGATGCGCGCGCCGAACATCAGCGGCCAGAAGAACTCCCAAACAGATACGTCGAAACTGAATGGCGTCTTCTGCAAAATGTGATCTTTGCCGGTCAACCGATACGCACTCTGCATCCAATACAGCCGGTTAAACAGCGCCTCGTGCCGGTTGACGACCCCCTTCGGACGGCCTGTCGATCCCGATGTGTAGATCATGTAGCAGGACGAATCCGGTCCCAAATTGCGCTCCACATTAGACTCATCGAAAGCGAACAACTCCAAATCGGCGAGCACAACGGCCTCCGTATTGAATTCCGCCAGCGCCTCTAGGTGCCATTCCTGCGTGAGAATGAGCGGAACATCAGAGTCTTCGATCATATAGCGGATGCGATCGGCCGGATACTCTGAATCGATCGGGACATACGCGAGACCCGCCTTCATGATAGAGACCAGGGCGACGACCATCTCGATGGATCGATCCATGTACACGCCAACAAACTCCCCCTTTGTCCCCCGCTTGCTCAGAAGGAATCGAGCCACCCGATTAGTTAGGCTGTTCAACTCGCTGTATGTCAACGAGCGATCCTTGAACTCGACAGCAACCGCCTCAGGCGTCTGTACCACTTGCGCCTCGATCATCTCGATAACGTTAGTCTTCGGGTACTCAACCTGAGTGTCGTTCCACACATCAAGGATCAGACGCTTCTCGTCATTGGGTACGACCGATACGCGAGAGATTTTCACATCAAGGTCCAAAGCCAATTGATCCAGCAAGTGTGAGTAATGATTCATCATACGTTCAATTGAGTTGGCATCGAAGAGGTAGGTATTATATTCAACCTCAAACTCGAAGTATTCCCCCACATCACTGACATAGAGAAGCAGGTCGAATTTAGCACCCGTGCGCTTGAATGACACAGGTTGGCAGAGGATCTCGGTACCGAGTTTCAACTGCGGCTTCTTCCCAAGCAACGTCATCATCGTCTGGAACACCGGGTTGTAGCTCGGGTCCCGCTCGATGTTGAGGCTTTCCAGTACCTTAGGATACGGCGCATCTTGGTGTTGCAACATCTCGAGCGCCCGTTCGGACGCTTGCATAACCAACTCCCGGAACGTCATTTCCCCGTCCAACATCAAAGTGAGAGCCGCCGTGTTGACGAAACAGCCGACCGTGCCAAAGTGGTCGTAGTCATCGCGATTGAGAACGGTCGTGCCGATGGTGATCGCATTCTGGCTGCTGTAGCGATTCAATAGAATGGCGTATGCGGACAACATTGCGCCAAACTCTGTCGTGCCAGCTGCTTGGAAGGACTTGTCCATCAAGCCCGAGACTTTGCTTTTGGGAAGGTTGACCGTGTACGTAGAGCCCCTAAACGTCTGCTGGGCAGGACGAATCCGGTCGACCGGGAGATTCAGCAAGTCTGTTCTGCCTTGCAGCGTACTCTTCCAGTACTCGATCTTCTCATGGAACGCCCCCTCATCATACTCCTGACGCAAACGTGATACATAGTCGTGGTACGAGGCTACGGGCTGCTGAGCGGCTAGCTGTCCGGACTGGCACTGGGCGATGTAGTTCCGACCAATTTCGTCTAAAATGACTCCCATGCTCCACCCGTCTGTCACGATATGGTGGACCGTGATTCCGAGGACGTATTCTTCCTCCGTTATCCGTATAATGACCCAACGAATCAACGGACCGGAGGCGAGATCGAACGGCCGGCTATACGCATCGGCGATCCTCTCATCGGCCTGCTCCCGGGCTTCCTCAGCGCTCAGGTGGTGCAGATCGACGACTTTTACAAACTCGGGCACGCTGTCGTGAACGATGGCTCTCAATCCATCCACCGTTTCCACGAACGTCGTGCGCAGTGACTCATGACGTTCGACCAAGCGATGTAAAGATCGAACTAACCACTCCACTTCGAGATAACCTTTCATCTGGAAAACAAGCGGCTCATTATATGCAGGGCCGCTTTCCCTGCACATGCGTTCAAGCAACCAAAGGGTCTCTTGCGTGTAGGACACCTTCAAGCCGTATTCTTTGACGTCACGCGAAACAACCATCAATTCGATCCTCCAATCGGTAGTCTGCAGCTTTTCTGTTGATCTCTAGCGTTAGTCCGCTCCTCAATGGCCACTGCGATCTCCTCGATCCGCCGCAGCTTGAACATATCCTGCGGTGTCAAAAAAATCCCCTCACGTTTACAGAGTGCTACGATCTTCAGGGCAGCAAGGGAATCGCCGCCCAGTTCAAAGAAGTCATTTTGGACGCCCACTTCAGAGCGGTCCAGGATCTCGGACCAGATGCCTGCGATCAATTCCTCCATCAAGTTGCGCGGTGCGACGTAGTCAGTCCCGTATCCTTTGGCATAGAGATCCGGCTGTGGGTATTGCCTGCGGTCCACTTTTCCGTTTGGCATCAACGGCAACGCGTTAAGGTAGACATAGAAGGACGGAATCATGTACTCCGGCAGCTGTCCGTTCAGGAACAAGCGCAGATCTTGGACCTGAGGATGCTCTCCCTTGCAGACGATGTAGGCGACAAGTAACTGATGACCTGGCTTGTCTTCGCGCAGGAGGACAACCGCTTGTTGCACGGATTCATGACGCTGTAGTACCGCCTCAATCTCTCCCAATTCAATGCGTAACCCGCGAAGTTTGACTTGATCGTCGATGCGGCCCAAGAATTCAAGTACACCACCTGGCAGAGTGCGTACGAGGTCACCCGTTTTGTAGAGCCGCTCCCCTTCTGCAAACGGATGAACGACAAATCGTTCCGCCGTCAGCTGCGGACGATGAAGATAACCGATCGCAATACCTGCACCCCCGATATACAATTCACCAGCAACCCCTTGCGGCACGGGTAGCTGATACTCATCCAACACGTAGACTTGCGCATTGGCAATCGGACGGCCGATCGGTACCATATTTCCGCTACCGCCGCGCTCGGCCACCCAATAAGTAGAGTTGATGCAGCACTCTGTCGGGCCATAGAGATTGATCAGATCTACGTTCGGCAACATTCCGAATAGTCGTTCTTGCAACTTGCGCGTCAGCTGCTCGCCCCCGGCAAACACGCGCGTTAGTGACGTACAATTGGCAAAGTCTTCTTGCTCCAAAAGCATGCTCAAAATTGTTGGCACCACTTGCAAAGTCGTCACACGATATTCTTGAATCTCCTGCAGCAGAGTCGCCGGGTCCAACTGAGTTTCGGGTTTGGCAAACACTAGTTGAGCACCTGTGAGCAGCGGGGCGTAAAACTCCCAAACCGAGGCATCGAAGGAAAAGGCTGTTTTTTGCAGGACACGGTCTGAAGCACTAAGGGGAAATTCCGCTTGCATCCACTGCATGTGATTACAAATAGCCCCATGCCCCACCACAAT is a genomic window of Paenibacillus durus ATCC 35681 containing:
- a CDS encoding non-ribosomal peptide synthetase, which encodes MVVSRDVKEYGLKVSYTQETLWLLERMCRESGPAYNEPLVFQMKGYLEVEWLVRSLHRLVERHESLRTTFVETVDGLRAIVHDSVPEFVKVVDLHHLSAEEAREQADERIADAYSRPFDLASGPLIRWVIIRITEEEYVLGITVHHIVTDGWSMGVILDEIGRNYIAQCQSGQLAAQQPVASYHDYVSRLRQEYDEGAFHEKIEYWKSTLQGRTDLLNLPVDRIRPAQQTFRGSTYTVNLPKSKVSGLMDKSFQAAGTTEFGAMLSAYAILLNRYSSQNAITIGTTVLNRDDYDHFGTVGCFVNTAALTLMLDGEMTFRELVMQASERALEMLQHQDAPYPKVLESLNIERDPSYNPVFQTMMTLLGKKPQLKLGTEILCQPVSFKRTGAKFDLLLYVSDVGEYFEFEVEYNTYLFDANSIERMMNHYSHLLDQLALDLDVKISRVSVVPNDEKRLILDVWNDTQVEYPKTNVIEMIEAQVVQTPEAVAVEFKDRSLTYSELNSLTNRVARFLLSKRGTKGEFVGVYMDRSIEMVVALVSIMKAGLAYVPIDSEYPADRIRYMIEDSDVPLILTQEWHLEALAEFNTEAVVLADLELFAFDESNVERNLGPDSSCYMIYTSGSTGRPKGVVNRHEALFNRLYWMQSAYRLTGKDHILQKTPFSFDVSVWEFFWPLMFGARIVMAEPGGHRDPDYLKRVIQEKQVSVMHFVPSMLNVFLEEDNLADYCVSLRLVFCSGEALSYTAVEKFYETLTCELHNLYGPTEAAIDVSYWACTLDYPGNVVPIGKPIDNVQLYVLDSHMQIQPIKAPGELYIGGVALARGYHNRDDLTEKAFVPDPFSTELGARLYKTGDLACYLPDGQIQYLTRIDNQVKLRGFRIELGEIEAVVRCMPGVRDAAVVVHEAKGTKMLCAYVVADEFDSQKSKEWVADQLPEFMVPRVFVHVPQLVTTANGKLDRKCLPDPFAGLDLTEAVVQPSTEQERLLLQIWQDVLRHQQIGVETNFFRLGGDSILSIRVAAKLREMGYQVEVHEIFANPTIRQLAKKLTLAEQMAEEVIAPFQLVDEADRKQVGTEIEDAWPLATLQSGMIYHSMLHEESPVYHDIFAYDIEAPMHVELMIKALRAVVANRPQLRSAFDLEAFSEPLQLIYSELEPPVEMADIRHLAVSEQDEAIDRWIEGEKRREFIFAQAPLFRVQIHIRSERIFNLGFSFHHAILDGWSVALVLSDFLIAYAYLLSEVKGANLMLKQEQLLYSNYVALEQQSLRDPAHCNFWMKKVSGVSPTLLFIEAENHVKRKPGVVASLEQVIPEKLRAEFQTAAHELNLPIKSVLLAMHLHVLSRLAGTRDVITGLVVNGRPEMQGAEDVAGLFLNTIPLMTELSSDAWPSVFQSVFELEQEAMQYRRYPLAEILKRSGQKELFDVAFNYTDFHVYGEKEHSSVKILNVRYFEQTNLPVVVHAHRDHFSDQLRLTVNYDVSRVDQDLVRQYLKLFLDIAAHAMSDKEVSGLAEVSRRRAGAHHEQDGGTEIMQGRQARVAPRTVLEGQVAEIVSTALGMNDISIYDDFMRLGMDSIIAIRVVAKFKRLGINLSIQDVFEKTTIQQLAELGESMYGSGTKSTQMTPFELVPEQERVFLPDMVDAYPATAMQLYMINKNQIDLEQSVYQDVFAYHLGLPLHEALLRDCLEQLLQEHEIFRTAFAFEGYSIPMQLVYRSVQLHLDVTDISFLSEEEQAKSFRIWFDMEKGSGFDLSKAELVKFFAHRCGPEDFKLTLSFHHAVIDGWSLSIFMQQLVQMYSEAISSGEVKLPQIPKLKYRDYVKIEQESQTSEELRAFWSKELLSFRYNSLLRPQRDEQGARWSETQVCFDSKMHENLGSLSKRLGVPMKDVLLAGHLAVISQLCREKDVLTGVFTNGRLEEEEGENVLGMFLNFLPFRQEISGQTWGDLIQETFETERRCLRYRRYPLASIQSDFGQERLFETVFNYTHFKHYSDLTLKGIQWFEHTDFNLLTNMGHDLQNRLVLTLNADGRVLSKQQVEIIGQMYEAVYTRMIEDAEARVELNMQEIGRVLYSMMI